The Pseudomonadota bacterium genomic interval GCTCACCGCGGATTGCGATACACCAAGCAAGGCCGCGAGATCGCAGACACACATCTCATCTTCCTTGAGTGCGTGGATTATTTTGAAACGGGAGGTGTCGGCCATTGCCTTTAAAAGATCAACAGCATTATGCAGTTCATTTGATTCGATGGCTGATTTGCGGGCCGCTTCAACTCTTTCTCCATGAATTATTTTGCAGCGACATTGATCGTCTTGGGTTTCAGGCATTTAGTGTCCTTTATAGGGCGGATGAAAATCAGTAAAAGCTGCTCGTTTTTGCTGTTTGAAATATAGTGATGTTTATAGTATGAAATAATATAATATGAAAACATGTATTAATATATGATCACTTACTCACATATTAATGGCTTATTTATTGCGCGTCAAGTTTTCTTAAAAGGGTTGTTGTAATATCCTAACAAGTGTTGTATTCGATATTTATGAAAAAAAATAAATTAAACCATAATGACGCTTGGGAAAAAGCATATCTTCAGCAGAGCCATGATGCGGCAATCGGCCGGCTTTACAGGGGCTTGGTTCATAATATGAATGGTGATATACAGGCAATTACCATGCAGTCCGAGCTGATTTCCATGATGTTTGTCAAGGCCGATGAATTGCTTGCCAGGATTGTTCAAGACCTTAAAGAAGGCGGAGAATCTTTGGAATTGCTTGAACTCAGGGAAATGCTCAAACGGCGTGCGAGCCTCCATGAAACTATGGGAGGGAGTGTGCGTTCGATTCAGAATATCATGCGACGCACCGCATCTTTTCAGGATTTTGAGGCGGGTACGGATTCAGCCAGCTACACGCTAAATTCGATTATCACGGATGAGGTTGATTTTTTAAAAGCGGATTCCTTTTTTAAACATAAAGTTCATAAACAATTTTCTTTGAATGAAACCCTGCCTCCGTTGAAGCAGTTTCAACTTGAAGTCCACCAGATTATTTGTGCCTTGCTTGAAAATGCCGTCGATGCGATGAGGAGCATTGAAGGCCCTCATGAGCTGTTTGTTGAATCAACTCTTCAAAATGGTAAGGCAGAAGTACTCATCCGGGATAATGGCCCGGGAATCAGTCCTGAAAATATGGAAAGAATTTTTGAGCCCTTTTTTACAACCAAAG includes:
- a CDS encoding metalloregulator ArsR/SmtB family transcription factor; the protein is MPETQDDQCRCKIIHGERVEAARKSAIESNELHNAVDLLKAMADTSRFKIIHALKEDEMCVCDLAALLGVSQSAVSHQLRLLRNLRLVSNRRQGPILYYRLNDTHVEQLMNIALEHIRE
- a CDS encoding sensor histidine kinase — translated: MKKNKLNHNDAWEKAYLQQSHDAAIGRLYRGLVHNMNGDIQAITMQSELISMMFVKADELLARIVQDLKEGGESLELLELREMLKRRASLHETMGGSVRSIQNIMRRTASFQDFEAGTDSASYTLNSIITDEVDFLKADSFFKHKVHKQFSLNETLPPLKQFQLEVHQIICALLENAVDAMRSIEGPHELFVESTLQNGKAEVLIRDNGPGISPENMERIFEPFFTTKENASGLGLYMANTLAHECNSVIHCESKPGCTQFKLSMPVF